The Oryctolagus cuniculus chromosome 5, mOryCun1.1, whole genome shotgun sequence genome includes a region encoding these proteins:
- the ID4 gene encoding DNA-binding protein inhibitor ID-4, protein MKAVSPVRPSGRKAPSGCGGGELALRCLAEHGHSLGGSAAAAAAAAAARCKAAEAAADEPALCLQCDMNDCYSRLRRLVPTIPPNKKVSKVEILQHVIDYILDLQLALETHPALLRQPPPPPPPPPAPPLHPAGTCPAAPPRTPLTALNTDPAGAVNKQGDSILCR, encoded by the exons ATGAAGGCGGTGAGCCCCGTGCGCCCCTCGGGCCGCAAGGCGCCGTCGGGCTGCGGCGGCGgggagctggcgctgcgctgCCTGGCCGAGCACGGCCACAGCCTGGGCGgctcggcggccgcggcggcggcggcggccgcggcgcgcTGCAAGGCGGCTGAGGCGGCGGCCGACGAGCCGGCGCTGTGCCTGCAGTGCGATATGAACGACTGCTACAGCCGGCTGCGGAGGCTCGTGCCCACCATCCCGCCCAACAAGAAAGTCAGCAAAGTGGAGATCCTGCAGCACGTTATCGACTACATCCTGGACCTGCAGCTGGCGCTGGAGACGCACCCGGCTCTGCTGaggcagccgccgccgccgccgccgccgccgcccgcgccacCGCTCCACCCGGCCGGAACCTGTCCGGCCGCGCCGCCGCGGACCCCGCTCACGGCGCTCAACACGGACCCG GCCGGCGCGGTGAACAAGCAGGGCGACAGCATTCTGTGCCGCTGA